In a genomic window of Festucalex cinctus isolate MCC-2025b chromosome 11, RoL_Fcin_1.0, whole genome shotgun sequence:
- the il17d gene encoding interleukin-17D produces the protein MPLRLRVLLLLLLAASGAAAVGGRVRKKVARTRSCLDLPEEILEQMFGRLSVGVLSAFHHALQLEPRDRVNLSCPSAASARTSAGDGKSKLPVNLLSVSPWAYRISYDPSRYPRHIPEAYCLCKGCLSGPQRQESQQYRSTPVYAPSVVLRRSGSCVGGRHSYSEVYVSIAVGCTCVPLLDKDRAHQNATRTLDSWRMARSKAARAWG, from the exons ATGCCTCTCAGGCTCcgcgtgctgctgctgcttctcctCGCCGCCAGCGGCGCAGCTGCGGTGGGTGGCCGCGTGAGGAAGAAGGTGGCCCGCACCCGCTCGTGTCTGGACCTTCCCGAGGAGATCCTGGAGCAGATGTTCGGCCGCCTCTCGGTCGGCGTGCTGAGCGCTTTCCACCACGCCCTGCAGCTGGAGCCCCGAGACAGGGTCAACCTCAGCTGCCCCAGCGCCGCCTCCGCGCGTACGTCGGCGGGGGACGGCAAGAGCAAACTCCCGGTCAATCTGCTCAGCGTCTCCCCTTGGGCTTACAG GATTTCATACGACCCGAGCCGATACCCTCGTCACATCCCGGAGGCGTACTGCCTGTGTAAAGGCTGCCTGAGCGGACCTCAGCGGCAGGAGAGCCAGCAGTATCGCAGCACTCCGGTCTACGCTCCCTCCGTGGTCCTCAGGCGGTCCGGTTCCTGCGTGGGAGGTCGCCACTCGTACTCGGAGGTGTACGTGTCCATCGCGGTGGGCTGCACCTGTGTTCCACTGCTGGACAAGGACCGGGCCCACCAGAACGCCACCAGGACTCTGGACTCTTGGAGGATGGCGAGGTCCAAAGCTGCACGAGCTTGGGGATGA